The following are encoded together in the Halanaerobiales bacterium genome:
- a CDS encoding aldehyde ferredoxin oxidoreductase C-terminal domain-containing protein, with amino-acid sequence MTKAKKEMKIGKKLASMSYEFDQVDKGYADQTLYLNLSNNEVINKEVPEEIKEKYIGGRGYGLKYLWDGVEDDTKWDDEENEIIVSPGPLAGTTRYPGLGKSLVLSISPLTNTVIDSNVGGYFGPLMKFAGFDAMEIQGKAEDEVLIYIDGDNKEVSINEIDTDVEETHILAEELTEKYADGEKEKRNVSVISSGIGAKNTNFGLLNFSFYDVHRKDVRIKQAGRGGIGTIFRDKKIKAIVIKFSDVTGDSNHPVDTEKITKLGRKINKRIHDHDDEQNKMRKRGTSYLVDVINDSNLLPVENYKYDNHPEYYKIDHSYWETKFNQEFPDGCWYGCTMQCAKTIDEYELQTGPFKGDTILLDGPEYETIAGAGSNCGIFNPDHVAEANFYCDTYGIDTISYGTATAFAMECYENGVIDKEITGGLELHFGNTEAAIELLHQMCNNEGFGKIVGKGIKQMKDYLVEEYGADRQFLEDIGMENKGLEYSEYVTKECPSQQLGYAAANKGPQHDEALMFSVTYFNNFAPTLADKAEKIVEMTILRTWFGLVGACKLLWNDIVPEDNDQTDKPYKIPEHVNNYIELFEATTGRETTEEDIMRQSERMHNLQRVFNIRMGVYGRENDTPPYRAVGPVTAEEYIYRKDYYDQEVREIVGEDDIKNMNLEERMNTLRKHREDYYDDLLDAVYEERGWDNNGIPKVETLERLDIAYPDVVKIVENAR; translated from the coding sequence ATGACAAAAGCGAAAAAAGAAATGAAGATCGGTAAGAAATTAGCTTCAATGAGTTATGAGTTTGATCAGGTAGATAAGGGGTATGCAGATCAAACTTTATATTTAAATTTATCTAATAATGAAGTAATAAACAAAGAAGTTCCTGAAGAGATTAAAGAAAAGTATATTGGTGGTAGAGGTTATGGTCTCAAGTATTTATGGGACGGAGTAGAAGATGATACTAAATGGGATGATGAAGAAAATGAAATAATTGTTTCTCCAGGTCCTTTAGCTGGAACTACAAGATATCCAGGTTTAGGAAAATCTCTGGTATTAAGTATTTCACCTCTTACAAATACTGTTATTGATAGTAATGTTGGTGGTTATTTTGGTCCTTTAATGAAATTTGCTGGTTTTGATGCAATGGAAATTCAGGGTAAAGCTGAGGATGAAGTGCTTATTTATATTGATGGTGATAATAAAGAAGTTTCAATAAATGAAATTGATACTGATGTTGAAGAAACTCATATTTTAGCTGAAGAACTTACTGAAAAATATGCTGATGGTGAAAAAGAAAAAAGAAATGTATCAGTAATTTCTTCTGGAATTGGTGCTAAAAATACTAATTTTGGATTATTAAATTTCTCTTTTTACGATGTTCACCGTAAAGATGTTAGAATAAAACAGGCAGGTAGAGGTGGAATTGGAACTATATTTAGAGATAAAAAGATAAAAGCAATTGTAATTAAATTTTCAGATGTTACTGGAGATTCTAACCATCCTGTTGATACTGAGAAAATTACCAAATTAGGTAGAAAGATTAACAAAAGAATCCATGACCATGATGATGAACAAAATAAGATGAGAAAAAGAGGTACTTCCTATTTAGTAGATGTAATTAATGATTCTAATCTTTTACCAGTGGAAAACTATAAGTATGATAACCATCCTGAATATTATAAAATAGATCACAGTTACTGGGAAACTAAGTTTAATCAAGAATTTCCTGATGGTTGCTGGTATGGATGTACAATGCAGTGTGCTAAGACAATAGATGAATATGAGCTTCAAACCGGACCATTTAAAGGAGATACAATTTTACTTGATGGCCCTGAATATGAAACAATAGCTGGAGCAGGTTCAAATTGTGGTATTTTTAATCCAGATCATGTTGCTGAAGCTAATTTTTATTGTGACACTTATGGAATTGACACAATTTCTTATGGAACTGCTACTGCTTTTGCCATGGAATGTTATGAAAATGGAGTTATTGATAAAGAGATAACTGGAGGATTAGAATTACATTTTGGTAATACTGAAGCTGCTATAGAATTATTACATCAAATGTGTAATAATGAAGGTTTTGGTAAAATTGTTGGTAAAGGTATAAAACAAATGAAAGACTATCTTGTTGAGGAATATGGTGCAGATCGTCAATTCTTAGAAGATATAGGTATGGAAAATAAAGGTCTGGAATATTCAGAATATGTAACTAAAGAATGTCCAAGTCAGCAGCTTGGTTATGCAGCAGCTAACAAAGGACCTCAACATGATGAAGCATTAATGTTCTCAGTCACTTATTTTAACAATTTTGCTCCAACATTAGCTGATAAGGCTGAAAAAATAGTTGAAATGACTATTTTGAGAACCTGGTTTGGTCTTGTTGGTGCCTGTAAACTTCTCTGGAATGATATAGTACCTGAAGATAATGATCAGACTGATAAACCTTATAAAATTCCTGAGCATGTAAATAATTATATAGAATTATTTGAAGCTACTACAGGTAGAGAAACAACAGAAGAAGATATTATGAGACAATCAGAGAGAATGCATAACCTACAAAGAGTATTTAATATAAGAATGGGAGTATATGGTAGAGAAAATGATACTCCTCCTTATAGAGCTGTAGGACCTGTTACTGCTGAAGAGTATATTTATAGAAAAGATTATTATGATCAGGAAGTTAGAGAAATAGTCGGTGAAGATGATATTAAAAATATGAATTTAGAAGAAAGAATGAATACTTTAAGAAAACATAGAGAAGATTATTATGATGACTTATTAGATGCAGTTTATGAAGAAAGAGGTTGGGATAATAATGGTATACCTAAAGTTGAAACTCTAGAAAGATTAGATATCGCTTATCCTGATGTAGTAAAAATAGTTGAAAACGCAAGATAA
- a CDS encoding FAD-binding oxidoreductase encodes MKNKADVVVIGGGVVGNSIAFNLAKEGVKDVVVLEKEYLTSGASGRCGAGIRQQWGTEMNCRLAKASMDIFENINEELGVERDIELKQGGYLLLAYSDKEIEQFRKNIKLQNSLDIPSREISLEEVKELVPYINLEGVVGATYCPTDGHANPFYTTIAYAEAAKKLGVEINTYTEALDIIVENGRIKGVETNKGFIETDKVVNAAGGYAKEIGEMVGLDIPVKPERHEIMVTEKVNPLQKPMVMSFSYDIYCQQTPDGSFVMGYGPEDPPPSHSRKSSWHFMEKMAHKTTNLLPKLKELRAIRQWAGSYTMTPDSQPIIDGSEEVEGFYMAVGFSGHGFMMSPMTGKIIAKMITGKEPPIDLDLTLKRFERGNLILEPSVV; translated from the coding sequence ATGAAGAATAAAGCAGATGTAGTAGTTATAGGTGGTGGAGTAGTTGGTAACTCCATTGCATTTAATTTAGCTAAAGAAGGAGTTAAAGATGTAGTAGTTTTAGAAAAGGAATATTTAACAAGTGGAGCAAGTGGAAGATGTGGAGCAGGTATAAGACAACAATGGGGAACTGAAATGAATTGTCGTCTGGCAAAAGCAAGTATGGATATTTTTGAGAATATAAATGAAGAATTAGGTGTAGAAAGAGATATTGAACTTAAGCAGGGTGGATATTTACTTTTAGCCTATTCTGATAAAGAAATTGAACAATTTAGAAAAAACATTAAATTACAAAACAGTCTTGATATTCCTTCAAGAGAAATAAGTCTTGAAGAAGTTAAAGAATTAGTACCTTATATAAATTTAGAGGGAGTAGTAGGGGCTACTTATTGTCCAACTGATGGTCATGCCAATCCATTTTATACCACTATTGCCTATGCAGAAGCAGCAAAAAAATTGGGAGTAGAAATAAATACTTACACTGAAGCCCTTGATATAATAGTTGAAAATGGTAGAATTAAAGGTGTAGAGACAAATAAAGGATTTATAGAAACAGACAAAGTTGTTAATGCTGCTGGTGGCTATGCAAAAGAAATTGGGGAAATGGTTGGGCTTGATATTCCGGTAAAACCTGAACGCCATGAAATAATGGTTACTGAAAAAGTTAATCCACTGCAAAAGCCAATGGTTATGTCTTTTTCATATGACATTTACTGTCAGCAAACTCCAGATGGAAGTTTTGTTATGGGTTATGGCCCTGAGGATCCTCCTCCAAGTCATAGTAGAAAGAGCAGCTGGCATTTTATGGAGAAAATGGCTCATAAAACAACAAATTTATTGCCAAAATTAAAAGAATTAAGAGCAATAAGACAGTGGGCAGGTTCCTACACTATGACACCTGATAGTCAACCTATTATTGATGGTTCAGAAGAAGTGGAAGGTTTTTATATGGCAGTTGGGTTTAGTGGTCATGGTTTTATGATGTCTCCAATGACAGGTAAAATTATAGCTAAAATGATTACTGGTAAAGAACCACCTATTGATTTGGATCTAACGCTAAAAAGATTTGAAAGAGGTAATTTAATACTTGAGCCATCTGTTGTATAA